One Setaria viridis chromosome 5, Setaria_viridis_v4.0, whole genome shotgun sequence genomic region harbors:
- the LOC117857696 gene encoding protein CONSERVED ONLY IN THE GREEN LINEAGE 160, chloroplastic isoform X1, which produces MPLLAVASSTRAAAVRPPRASAASGEAAASEAAGRRPVKVILPKKKPQKWSTGMEPGEYGGGPATIKPRKYWWGKEDRDPVGNTDDFIWNKDFLPHMERVIANGGAAAEPTITRRSPVDEEESGFLSINRAMSLDSVEVDLSKELQAPTRPILQTQVEAARRGRAIGAEAVNGATSARWRLVPTRREQAKWDRAAKAATGGSDVILRESKSRVQQGDPKELAARAREDYLKLKQRLQLLTLGIGGVGVVSAYVSYSPEIAVSFGAGLIGSLVYLRMLGTSVDSLAGGTGETVKSAAAQPRLLIPVVLVMMYNRWNGILVPDYGFMHLELIPMLVGFFTYKIATFAQAIQDSIPAVEKREV; this is translated from the exons ATGCCGctgctcgccgtcgcctcctccacccgcgccgcggcggtgcggccgccgcgcgcctcggcggcctcgggcgaggcggcagCGTCGGAGGCCGCGGGGCGGAGGCCTGTGAAGGTGATCCTGCCGAAGAAGAAGCCGCAGAAGTGGTCGACGGGAATGGAGCCCGGGGAGtacggcggcgggccggccacCATCAAGCCGCGCAAGTACTGGTGGGGGAAGGAGGACCGCGACCCCGTGGGCAACACCGACGACTTCATCTGGAACAAGGACTTCCTCCCCCACATGGAGCGCGTCATCGCCAACGGCGGCGCTGCCGCGGAACCCACAATCACCCGCCGTTCCCCG gtggacgaggaggagtcAGGATTTCTGAGCATCAACCGTGCCATGAGCCTTGACAG TGTGGAGGTTGACCTGAGCAAGGAGCTTCAAGCGCCGACCAGGCCAATCCTTCAAACGCAGGTTGAGGCTGCCAGGAGAGGCCGGGCCATTGGTGCTGAG GCTGTGAATGGTGCCACCTCTGCAAGATGGAGGCTAGTCCCGACTCGCCGGGAGCAGGCTAAGTGGGACAGAGCAGCCAAGGCAGCTACTGGTGGCAGC GATGTTATACTAAGGGAGTCCAAGTCAAGAGTGCAGCAAGGGGACCCTAAGGAATTGGCAGCTAGGGCCAGAGAGGACTACCTAAAG TTGAAACAAAGATTGCAGCTGCTCACTTTAGGCATTGGTGGTGTTGGTGTAGTCTCTGCTTATGTTTCATACTCTCCTGAAATTGCTGTTAG CTTTGGTGCAGGGTTGATTGGATCATTGGTGTACCTCCGCATGCTTGGAACCAGCGTAGATTCCCTAGCTGGTGGGACTGGAGAAACTGTCAA GAGTGCTGCTGCACAACCAAGATTGCTTATTCCAGTGGTACTTGTGATGATGTATAACAGATGGAATGG GATATTAGTTCCAGACTATGGCTTCATGCACCTGGAGTTGATACCAATGCTTGTTGGATTTTTTACCTACAAGATTGCTACATTCGCTCAAGCAATTCAAGATTCGATACCTGCAGTTGAAAAACGTGAAGTTTGA
- the LOC117856890 gene encoding uncharacterized protein: protein MADDGEPSITRWTFEDFEVYYEVRLGIRREPAEGDGDDRDDGRPPLRGSDQLSGRPAVSRANGGADLAVFEQFERMERKVEMRNGAIEDGPPQKPLLPSFESAETRNLAETLLRDIIRGSPDVKWESIKGLENAKRLLKEAVVMPIKYPKYFTGLLSPWKGILLFGPPGTGKTMLAKAVATECKTTFFNISASSIVSKWRGDSEKLVKVLFELARHHAPSTIFLDEIDAIISQRGEARSEHEASRRLKTELLIQMDGLTKTDELVFVLAATNLPWELDAAMLRRLEKRILVPLPEPDARHAMFEELLPSTTGTMEIPYDVLVEKTEGYSGSDIRLVCKEAAMQPLRRLMTVLERNQEVPEDELPEVGPVTTEDIELALRNTRPSAHLHAHRYEKFNQDYGSHVHG from the exons atggccgacgacggcgagcctTCCATCACGCGCTGGACCTTCGAG GACTTCGAGGTCTACTACGAGGTGCGCCTCGGCATCCGCCGCGAGCCCGCGGAGGGCGACGGTGACGACCGCGACGATGGCCGCCCCCCGCTGCGCGGATCCGACCAACTGTCCGGCCGACCCGCCGTGTCACGCGCCAACGGGGGCGCGGACCTCGCTGTCTTCGAGCAGTTCGAGCGGATG GAGAGGAAGGTGGAGATGCGCAATGGGGCTATAGAGGACGGGCCGCC GCAGAAACCTCTGCTTCCTTCATTTGAATCCGCAGAAACGCGCAACTTAGCCGAGACATTGTTGAG GGATATAATTCGTGGGAGCCCAGATGTCAAATGGGAAAGCATAAAAGGTCTGGAGAATGCAAAGCGGCTTCTCAAAGAAGCAGTTGTCATGCCCATCAAATATCCCAA GTACTTCACAGGCCTATTATCACCTTGGAAAGGTATACTACTATTTGGTCCACCTGGGACAGGAAAG ACGATGCTAGCAAAAGCTGTGGCTACTGAATGCAAAACTACCTTTTTCAATATTTCTGCCTCATCAATTGTGAGCAAGTGGCGTG GTGACTCGGAGAAACTAGTGAAAGTCTTATTTGAGCTTGCAAGGCATCATGCACCATCTACCATTTTCCTTGATGAGATTGATGCTATAATTAGTCAACGTGGTGAAGCTCGTAGTGAACATGAAGCTAGCCGACGATTGAAAACTGAGCTGTTAATACAG ATGGACGGGTTGACTAAGACAgatgagcttgtttttgttCTAGCGGCCACAAATTTACCATGGGAGCTGGATGCAGCAATGCTGCGTCGGCTGGAGAAGCGT ATTCTTGTACCATTGCCAGAGCCAGATGCTAGACATGCTATGTTTGAAGAGCTCCTGCCATCTACTACTGGCACAATGGAGATTCCCTACGATGTTCTTGTGGAGAAAACTGAAGGATATTCTGGCTCTGATATTCGCCTTGTATGCAAGGAGGCAGCAATGCAGCCCCTAAGACGGTTAATGACAGTTCTCGAACGCAATCAAGAGGTTCCTGAAGATG AGTTGCCTGAAGTTGGTCCAGTAACGACAGAAGATATTGAACTTGCTTTGAGGAATACAAGGCCGTCTGCTCATCTTCATGCACATAGATATGAGAAGTTCAACCAAGATTATGGCAGTCATGTCCATGGCTGA
- the LOC117856891 gene encoding ubiquitin-conjugating enzyme E2 36 encodes MANSNLPRRIIKETQRLLSEPAPGISASPSEENMRYFNVMILGPAQSPYEGGVFKLELFLPEEYPMAAPKVRFLTKIYHPNIDKLGRICLDILKDKWSPALQIRTVLLSIQALLSAPNPDDPLSDNIAKHWKANEAEAVETAKEWTRLYASGA; translated from the exons ATGGCCAACAGCAACCTCCCGCGCCGGATCATCAAG GAGACGCAGCGGCTGCTCAGCGAGCCAG CGCCGGGGATCAGCGCGTCGCCCTCGGAGGAGAACATGCGCTACTTCAACGTCATGATCCTTGGCCCGGCGCAGTCGCCCTATGAAG GTGGAGTTTTTAAGCTTGAGCTCTTTTTACCTGAGGAATATCCAATGGCTGCCCCAAAG GTTAGGTTTCTGACCAAGATTTACCATCCCAACATTGACAAG CTTGGTAGGATATGCCTCGACATTCTCAAGGACAAATGGAGCCCAGCACTTCAGATCCGAACAGTTCTTTTGAG TATCCAGGCTCTCTTGAGTGCACCAAATCCAGATGACCCTCTGTCTGATAACATTGCAAAACACTGGAAAGCCAATGAGGCTGAAGCTGTTGAAACAG CGAAGGAATGGACTCGCCTGTATGCGAGCGGTGCATGA
- the LOC117857697 gene encoding uncharacterized protein encodes MANLPDADAAGFKLFGKVIQPPDAHRAAEEGAGAPPPPPPPPQPPTPTPTMAVLPPAPPQSPPPPPPPLQLQAAGAGAAAGGTGDPLPCPRCGSRETKFCYFNNYNVRQPRHLCRSCRRYWTAGGALRRVASASPGRRRPRPTARSAAAIATASSASAAAAEEGGGER; translated from the coding sequence ATGGCCAACCTCCCCGACGCGGACGCCGCGGGGTTCAAGCTCTTCGGCAAGGTCATCCAGCCCCCCGACGCGCACCGCGCcgcggaggagggcgcgggcgcgcctcctcctcctcctccgccgccgcagccgccaacCCCGACGCCGACGATGGCGGTTCTGCCTCCCGCTCCGCCCcagtccccgccgccgccgccgccgcctcttcagctgcaggcggccggcgccggcgcggcggccgggggcacGGGCGACCCGCTGCCGTGCCCGCGGTGCGGGAGCCGGGAGACCAAGTTCTGCTACTTCAACAACTACAACGTGCGGCAGCCGCGCCACCTCTgccgctcgtgccgccgctactggacggccggcggcgcgctccgccgCGTGGCCTCCGCGTccccgggccgccgccggccgcgccccacCGCCCGATCGGCCGCCGCAATCGCGACcgcgtcctccgcctccgccgccgccgccgaggagggggGCGGGGAGCGTTGA
- the LOC117857696 gene encoding protein CONSERVED ONLY IN THE GREEN LINEAGE 160, chloroplastic isoform X2, whose translation MPLLAVASSTRAAAVRPPRASAASGEAAASEAAGRRPVKVILPKKKPQKWSTGMEPGEYGGGPATIKPRKYWWGKEDRDPVGNTDDFIWNKDFLPHMERVIANGGAAAEPTITRRSPVDEEESGFLSINRAMSLDSVEVDLSKELQAPTRPILQTQVEAARRGRAIGAEAVNGATSARWRLVPTRREQAKWDRAAKAATGGSDVILRESKSRVQQGDPKELAARAREDYLKLKQRLQLLTLGIGGVGVVSAYVSYSPEIAVSFGAGLIGSLVYLRMLGTSVDSLAGGTGETVKSSVPFSKLKECCCTTKIAYSSGTCDDV comes from the exons ATGCCGctgctcgccgtcgcctcctccacccgcgccgcggcggtgcggccgccgcgcgcctcggcggcctcgggcgaggcggcagCGTCGGAGGCCGCGGGGCGGAGGCCTGTGAAGGTGATCCTGCCGAAGAAGAAGCCGCAGAAGTGGTCGACGGGAATGGAGCCCGGGGAGtacggcggcgggccggccacCATCAAGCCGCGCAAGTACTGGTGGGGGAAGGAGGACCGCGACCCCGTGGGCAACACCGACGACTTCATCTGGAACAAGGACTTCCTCCCCCACATGGAGCGCGTCATCGCCAACGGCGGCGCTGCCGCGGAACCCACAATCACCCGCCGTTCCCCG gtggacgaggaggagtcAGGATTTCTGAGCATCAACCGTGCCATGAGCCTTGACAG TGTGGAGGTTGACCTGAGCAAGGAGCTTCAAGCGCCGACCAGGCCAATCCTTCAAACGCAGGTTGAGGCTGCCAGGAGAGGCCGGGCCATTGGTGCTGAG GCTGTGAATGGTGCCACCTCTGCAAGATGGAGGCTAGTCCCGACTCGCCGGGAGCAGGCTAAGTGGGACAGAGCAGCCAAGGCAGCTACTGGTGGCAGC GATGTTATACTAAGGGAGTCCAAGTCAAGAGTGCAGCAAGGGGACCCTAAGGAATTGGCAGCTAGGGCCAGAGAGGACTACCTAAAG TTGAAACAAAGATTGCAGCTGCTCACTTTAGGCATTGGTGGTGTTGGTGTAGTCTCTGCTTATGTTTCATACTCTCCTGAAATTGCTGTTAG CTTTGGTGCAGGGTTGATTGGATCATTGGTGTACCTCCGCATGCTTGGAACCAGCGTAGATTCCCTAGCTGGTGGGACTGGAGAAACTGTCAA GTCTTCCGTTCCTTTTTCAAAGTTGAAG GAGTGCTGCTGCACAACCAAGATTGCTTATTCCAGTGGTACTTGTGATGATGTATAA